A genomic segment from Enoplosus armatus isolate fEnoArm2 chromosome 12, fEnoArm2.hap1, whole genome shotgun sequence encodes:
- the b3galnt2 gene encoding UDP-GalNAc:beta-1,3-N-acetylgalactosaminyltransferase 2 — MRRLALILLPCAVAVLVHLWLAQRPSSTPLDNNTHSDEALPVYEVLVGVLSARHHYELRQAIRETWLGYLQDHPHFQRRVGVKFIVGEHGCPIPEEDREDPYSCSLLNFTEPVTGQDAEMEIVTVSDASALAPSDVSAIALDFKVLHPVVITRLGVFTSGTRPELQSNVTVKLLQLDQEEAVVTARFSAISTGTMVNEMWYKPVEQFILPKGFEGTLVWENLDSAGLTTVNSSSVQLNDGGGVLKISSIAEGILPHRSALGFPGLAGGFTFTIYDGDGLSGLLQGRPARMERHASRLRQEDAALQQESLGHGDMVFVDVVDTYRNVPSKLLQFYKWSVGNADFNLLLKTDDDCYIDVDSVLMKIDHKGLKRSNFWWGNFRQSWAVDRIGKWQELEYASPAYPAFACGSGYVVSRDLVQWLASNADKLKAYQGEDVSMGIWMAAVGPQKYQDSGWLCEKECYLDMLSSPQHTAEELHVLWDRKRACGDPCGCPWGH; from the exons ATGCGGAGGCTAGCGCTCATTCTGCTGCCCTGTGCTGTCGCCGTCCTGGTGCACTTGTGGTTGGCACAacgaccctcctccaccccgctggacaacaacacacactcgG ATGAAGCGTTACCCGTCTATGAAGTTTTGGTGGGAGTGCTGTCAGCGAGACACCATTATGAACTGCGACAAGCGATAAGAGAGACCTGGCTGGGCTACCTCCAGGATCACCCCCACTTCCAGCGCAG AGTGGGGGTGAAGTTTATCGTGGGCGAACATGGGTGTCCCATtccagaggaggacagagaggatcCGTACTCCTGCTCCCTCCTGAACTTCACCGAGCCAG TGACAGGCCAGGATGCAGAGATGGAGATTGTGACGGTGTCTGACGCCTCGGCACTCGCCCCCTCCGACGTGTCGGCCATCGCCCTGGACTTCAAGGTCCTCCACCCGGTGGTGATCACCAGGCTGGGGGTGTTCACCAGCGGGACCCGGCCCGAGCTTCAGAGCAACGTCACGGTGAAGCTTCTCCAGCTGGACCAGGAG GAGGCTGTGGTCACTGCTCGCTTCAGTGCCATCAGCACAGGGACCATGGTGAACGAGATGTGGTACAAACCAGTGGAGCAGTTCATCTTGCCTAAG ggTTTTGAGGGGACGCTGGTTTGGGAGAATTTGGACTCTGCTGGATTGACCACAGTCAACTCCTCCTCTGTGCAGCTCAATGATGGAGGAGGTGTCCTGAAGATCTCCTCT ATTGCAGAGGGCATATTGCCTCATAGGAGTGCGCTTGGATTTCCCGGTTTGGCTGGAGGGTTCACATTTACTATCTATG ACGGAGACGGCCTGTCGGGGCTCCTGCAGGGCCGCCCAGCCAGGATGGAGCGCCATGCCTCCAGGCTGAGGCAGGAGGACGCCGCCTTGCAGCAGGAGAGCCTCGGGCATGGCGACATGGTGTTCGTAGATGTGGTAGACACCTACAGGAACGTGCCTTCCAAACTGCTTCAGTTCTATAAATG GTCTGTGGGAAACGCTGActttaatctgctgctgaagaCTGATGATGATTGTTACATCGACGTGGACTCTGTATTAATGAAGATTGACCACAAGGGTCTCAAGCGCAGCAATTTCTGGTGGGGGAA TTTCAGGCAGAGCTGGGCAGTGGATCGCATTGGGAAGTGGCAGGAGCTGGAGTACGCTAGTCCAGCCTACCCGGCGTTTGCCTGCGGCTCAGGCTATGTGGTCTCTCGTGACCTGGTCCAGTGGCTCGCCAGTAATGCAGATAAACTGAAGGCCTACCAG GGAGAAGATGTGAGCATGGGGATATGGATGGCAGCTGTTGGACCACAGAAAtatcag